CAGGAACCAGAGCATCCGGCGGGGTTTCCTCTTACAGCTGGGATGGGCGAATCACAGTATGTTGACAACGACGAACGTGAAAGTTGCGCCAAAGACCAAAAGCGCCAGCAGCACCAGCAGCCCATCGTGCACCACCAACGCCAGCCCCAGAGCCAGTAATGCCAGGCCTGCCGCCGACGACGAAAAAGGCACCAACTCCATGAACGGCATGCACAGGCCGATGACCACGCACACCGCGGCTACCCCGTAACTGGCGCCGTTGTGTACGAGGAAGGTCAGCCGTGGCTTGAGCACCTTGTCTATGCCCCGGGCCGGCTTGCTGAGCCAGCTCAGCGCCTTTTCCAGCTTGCCGTGTTCGACCGAGCGGTCGAGGATGAAATGCGGCAACCAGAACTGCTTTCGGCCCAGCAGCATTTGTCCCGCAACGAGCAACACGAACGACGCCATGAAGAACGACATCCCGGGCACGCCGCTCAACGGGGAAAACAGCGTAATACCGATCAGCATCAACAGCGGGCCGAAGGACCGGCTTCCAATCGACTCGACCACCATACCGATCGACACTTCCTGGTTGTCATGCGCCAGCTGACCGATGCGGTCGAGCAGTTCTTCGAGGTTGTGTAACGGCTGGTTCATCGAACGTCCCTTGGCTGATCCGGCGCCCCCTTGAGGCGGTCTCTAGGGGCTTGGAGGCGTGTGGTTCCGGGAAGTTCTCCGACGCACCCTGTTCAACGGGCATAAAAAAGCCCGGCAGGTGCCGGGCTCGGAGGGCGTACCGCGCAGTATCAGAGCGGCTTGCCGCGATTGCCATGTGCGGCGACGAACTGCTGCACGTCACGCAGGTGGTTTGGCAAGACGGTGCAACGTTCGTCGCGCTCGAACAGATCCGCCAGGTGCACCGGCAGTTCGGGTTTCTCGTCAACGGCCGAGCGGAGCACCGCTTCCGGAAACTTGACCGGGTGCGCCGTGCCCAGCGTGATCATCGGCAGGCTCATGGAGCGACGGCATTCGCGCGCGGCACGCACGCCAATGGCCGTGTGCGGATCGAGCAACTCACCGCACTCGGCATAGACCTTGGCGATGGTGTCGCAGGTCGCCTGGTCATCAACTGCCAGCGAATCGAACAGACGGCGCGCTTCGGTCCAGCGCTCGCTTTCCACCGATAGCTTGCCGGTCTCGCGGAAGTCCGCCATGAGCTGGGCTACCGCCGGACCGTTGCGACCATGCAGGTCGAACAGCAGACGCTCGAAGTTGGACGACACCATGATGTCCATCGACGGCGACAGCGAAGCGTGCAAGGTGTCCTTGTCGTACTGGTTGCCGCTCATGAAGCGATGCAGGATGTCGTTGCGATTGGTCGCAACGATCAGCTGACTGATCGGCAGACCCATGTTGCGCGCCAGATAGCCGGCGAAGATGTCGCCGAAGTTGCCGGTCGGCACGGAGAACGCCATTGACCGCGCCGGAGCACCCAACTGCAGCGCTGCATGGAAGTAGTAGACGATCTGCGCCATGATGCGCGCCCAGTTGATCGAGTTGACTGCTACCAGACGGGTGCCCTTGAGGAAGCCCTGATCGGCAAAGCTGGCCTTGACCATCTCCTGGCAGTCATCGAAGTTGCCTTCGATCGCAATGTTGTGGATGTTGTCACCCAGGATGGTGGTCATCTGGCGACGCTGCACCTCCGAGACCCGCTGGTGCGGATGGAGAATGAAGATGTCCACGTTCTCGCAGCGGCGGCAGCCTTCGATGGCAGCCGAGCCGGTATCTCCCGAGGTGGCGCCCATGATCACAACCCGCTCGCCGCGCTTGATCAGAAAATAGTCGAGCAGCCGGCCCAGGAGCTGCAGGGCGAAGTCCTTGAAGGCCAGGGTCGGGCCGTGGAACAGTTCCAGCACCCACTCATTTGCCCCGAGCTGACGCAGCGGTGCAACCGCCTTGTGCTCGAACACCGCGTAGGTGTCGGCAAGAATCTGTTTGAAATCGGCATCCGGAATGCTGCCGGAAACGAAGGGACGCATCACGTGGAAGGCCAGCTCGTGATAGGGCAAGCCGGCCCAAGACGCGATCTCCTCCTGGGTGAAGCGCGGCAGATTCTCCGGTACGTACAACCCACCATCGGTTGCCAGACCAGCCAGCAGCACGTCTTCGAAATTAAGGGCCGGTGCCTGGCCGCGAGTACTGATATAGCGCATGTCGTCAAACCTTCGGTTTGAGCCGCAAGCTGCGAGCCACAAGCGGCAAGCTGTCCGGGTGGAGCTTGCCGCGTGCAGCGTGGCGCTTGCCGCTGAGTTAGTTCAGTTGTTCCACCCGGATCCGCATGACCGGACCGGCGATGTGATCCAGGGCTTCGAGTGCGGCGATGGCATCGTTCATGTGCTTCTCGAGCACGCGATGGGTCATGAGAATGATCGGCACCAGTCCATCCTGTTCCTCGACTTCCTTCTGGATGATCGATTCGATGTTGATCCCGCGCTCGGACAGGATGGTCGCGACCTTGGCCAGCACACCCGGGCGGTCCTGGGCCTGCAGACGCAGATAGTAGGCGGTCTCGACCTCTTCCACCGGCAACACCGGCAGATCCGACAACAGGTCCGCCTGGAATGCCAGATGCGGAACACGGTTGTTCGGGTCGGTGGTCAGCGTGCGGACGACATCAATAATGTCAGCGACAACTGCTGACGCCGTGGGCTCGGCGCCGGCGCCGGCTCCGTAGTACAGGGTCGAGCCAACGGCGTCGCCATTGACCATGACCGCATTCATCACGCCATTGACGTTGGCGATCAGCCGGTCTGCGGGAATCAGCGTCGGGTGCACGCGCAGCTCGACGCCGTTGTCGGTGCGCCGCGCGATACCCAGATGCTTGATACGGTAGCCAAAGGCTTCAGCATAATTCACATCCGCGGTGGTCAGGCGGGTGATGCCCTCGGTGTAGGCGCGGTCGAACTGCAGGGGGATGCCGAAGGCAATGGACGCCAGAATGGTTAGCTTGTGCGCCGCGTCGGTACCTTCCACGTCGAAGGTCGGATCGGCCTCGGCATAGCCCAGCGCCTGCGCCTCGGCGAGTACGTCTTCGAAGGTCCGGCCCTTCTCGCGCATCTCGGTGAGGATGAAATTACCGGTGCCGTTGATGATGCCGGCGACCCAGTCGATCTGGTTGGCAGCCAGGCCTTCGCGCAACGCCTTGATGATCGGGATACCGCCGGCAACGGACGCCTCGAAGGCGACCACTACGCCCTTCTCCACCGCAGCGCGGAAGATCTCGTTGCCATGTACGGCGATCAGTGCCTTGTTCGCGGTCACCACATACTTGCCGTTGGCGATCGCCTGCATCACCACGTCCTTGGCCACCCCGGAGCCACCGATCAGCTCGACGATGATGTCGATTTCGGGGTTGTTGACCACTTCGAACACGTCATCGGTGACAACCGTTGAACCCAGGTCGCAGGTTGGGTTGACATGGCGTGCGGCAATCTGCGCAACCTCAATGCCGCGCCCGGCGCGGCGGGCAATTTCAGCGGCGTTGCGCTGCAGGACATTGAACGTGCCACCGCCTACGGTGCCCAACCCACATATTCCAACTTTGACCGGTTTCAACCTAGCCCCCACTCGTTTCGTTGCTGTTAGTCTCGCCACCGGCGGTTCCGCTTGCGCCGGGGCGTTTTATGTCGCCGGATTCGGCGATTATTCGTACGCCATGGCTTCGGCAGCAAGTACCTCGGCCGGCTTGTACCCCGGCAGCATGATGCCGTTGGCCAGGAAGATCGCCGGCGTACCCTGTACACCGAGCTTCTGGCCGAGCTCGAACTGCTTAGCCACCGGATCATCGCACTTGGCAGACTTGACCGACTTGCCCTGCTTGGCGCGGGTCATGGCAGTCTGCTTGTCGTCGGCACACCAGATCGACTGCATCGTGTCGGCAACCGGGTTGCCCATCCCCGAGCGCGGAAAGGCCGCATAGCGCACCTCGATACCCAACTCGTTGAGCTCCTCGATCTCGCTATGCAGCTTGCGGCAATAGCCGCAGTCGACGTCCGTGAATACCGTCACATGGGTCTTCGGCTTGTCCGGCGCAAAAATGACCAGCTCTTCCTGTGGAATCGCGTCTATCGCCTGTTTGGTTCCGCGCGCCTCGGCTTCAGCGGCAGCGGTCAGGTTGCGCGGCTGCTCGGTCGACACGTCGAACAGCGAGCCCTGCATCATGTACTTGCCATCGTCGCTGGCATACAGCACGCGGCCATTTTCCAGTTCGACCTGGTACAGCCCGGCGATCGGCGTCTGACTGACAGCGGACACCTTGGCGGGAAACTGCAACCGATCGAGCGTCTGCTGGATAGCTTGCTCGGGGTCTGCCGAAGCGTTCATGGCGGCCAGCGCCAGAGCGCAGCCTGCTAAGCGTTTGAACAGCATGATTCGGTTCCTCCTGAAG
Above is a window of Halopseudomonas nanhaiensis DNA encoding:
- a CDS encoding exopolysaccharide biosynthesis protein; translated protein: MNQPLHNLEELLDRIGQLAHDNQEVSIGMVVESIGSRSFGPLLMLIGITLFSPLSGVPGMSFFMASFVLLVAGQMLLGRKQFWLPHFILDRSVEHGKLEKALSWLSKPARGIDKVLKPRLTFLVHNGASYGVAAVCVVIGLCMPFMELVPFSSSAAGLALLALGLALVVHDGLLVLLALLVFGATFTFVVVNIL
- the thrC gene encoding threonine synthase; translated protein: MRYISTRGQAPALNFEDVLLAGLATDGGLYVPENLPRFTQEEIASWAGLPYHELAFHVMRPFVSGSIPDADFKQILADTYAVFEHKAVAPLRQLGANEWVLELFHGPTLAFKDFALQLLGRLLDYFLIKRGERVVIMGATSGDTGSAAIEGCRRCENVDIFILHPHQRVSEVQRRQMTTILGDNIHNIAIEGNFDDCQEMVKASFADQGFLKGTRLVAVNSINWARIMAQIVYYFHAALQLGAPARSMAFSVPTGNFGDIFAGYLARNMGLPISQLIVATNRNDILHRFMSGNQYDKDTLHASLSPSMDIMVSSNFERLLFDLHGRNGPAVAQLMADFRETGKLSVESERWTEARRLFDSLAVDDQATCDTIAKVYAECGELLDPHTAIGVRAARECRRSMSLPMITLGTAHPVKFPEAVLRSAVDEKPELPVHLADLFERDERCTVLPNHLRDVQQFVAAHGNRGKPL
- a CDS encoding homoserine dehydrogenase, encoding MKPVKVGICGLGTVGGGTFNVLQRNAAEIARRAGRGIEVAQIAARHVNPTCDLGSTVVTDDVFEVVNNPEIDIIVELIGGSGVAKDVVMQAIANGKYVVTANKALIAVHGNEIFRAAVEKGVVVAFEASVAGGIPIIKALREGLAANQIDWVAGIINGTGNFILTEMREKGRTFEDVLAEAQALGYAEADPTFDVEGTDAAHKLTILASIAFGIPLQFDRAYTEGITRLTTADVNYAEAFGYRIKHLGIARRTDNGVELRVHPTLIPADRLIANVNGVMNAVMVNGDAVGSTLYYGAGAGAEPTASAVVADIIDVVRTLTTDPNNRVPHLAFQADLLSDLPVLPVEEVETAYYLRLQAQDRPGVLAKVATILSERGINIESIIQKEVEEQDGLVPIILMTHRVLEKHMNDAIAALEALDHIAGPVMRIRVEQLN
- the dsbC gene encoding bifunctional protein-disulfide isomerase/oxidoreductase DsbC; the protein is MMLFKRLAGCALALAAMNASADPEQAIQQTLDRLQFPAKVSAVSQTPIAGLYQVELENGRVLYASDDGKYMMQGSLFDVSTEQPRNLTAAAEAEARGTKQAIDAIPQEELVIFAPDKPKTHVTVFTDVDCGYCRKLHSEIEELNELGIEVRYAAFPRSGMGNPVADTMQSIWCADDKQTAMTRAKQGKSVKSAKCDDPVAKQFELGQKLGVQGTPAIFLANGIMLPGYKPAEVLAAEAMAYE